One part of the Mesorhizobium sp. M4B.F.Ca.ET.058.02.1.1 genome encodes these proteins:
- a CDS encoding bifunctional helix-turn-helix domain-containing protein/methylated-DNA--[protein]-cysteine S-methyltransferase: MNAQMTMNTQMKPTAILENEITPKGSDYEVVRRAIEKISLDYRDQPSLEDLAEEVGETPTGLQKLFTRWAGLSPKAFLQAVTLDHARRLLDSGMPLLETSFELGMSGPGRLHDLFVTHEAMSPGDYKTRGAGLTIRYGYHISPFGIALIMVTDRGLAGLAFNDPGGERAAFADMSGRWPNAAYVEDMSSTAPYAARIFDPRLWRADQPLRVVMIGTDFQLRVWETLLRIPMGKACTYSSIAASIGAPSASRAVGAAVGANPMSFVVPCHRALGKSGALTGYHWGLTRKRAILGWEAGQVSS; this comes from the coding sequence ATGAACGCCCAGATGACCATGAATACGCAGATGAAACCGACCGCGATCCTTGAGAACGAAATTACTCCCAAGGGCAGCGACTACGAGGTCGTGCGCCGCGCCATCGAGAAGATCAGTCTCGACTATCGCGACCAACCTTCGCTCGAGGATCTGGCCGAGGAGGTCGGCGAGACGCCGACGGGTCTGCAGAAGCTGTTCACCCGCTGGGCCGGCCTGTCGCCCAAGGCCTTTCTGCAGGCGGTCACGCTCGACCATGCGCGCCGGCTGCTCGATTCCGGCATGCCGCTGCTCGAAACCTCGTTCGAGCTCGGCATGTCGGGCCCGGGACGGCTGCATGACCTCTTCGTCACCCATGAAGCGATGTCGCCGGGCGACTACAAGACGCGCGGCGCCGGCCTCACCATCCGCTACGGCTATCACATCTCGCCTTTCGGCATCGCCCTGATCATGGTCACCGACCGCGGGCTTGCCGGCCTCGCCTTCAACGATCCCGGCGGCGAGCGCGCGGCCTTCGCCGACATGTCCGGCCGCTGGCCGAACGCGGCCTATGTCGAGGACATGAGCTCTACAGCGCCCTACGCCGCGCGCATCTTCGATCCAAGACTGTGGCGCGCCGACCAGCCGCTGCGCGTGGTGATGATCGGCACCGACTTCCAGTTGCGCGTCTGGGAAACCCTCTTGCGCATCCCGATGGGCAAGGCCTGCACCTACTCCTCGATCGCCGCCAGCATCGGCGCGCCGAGCGCCAGCCGCGCGGTGGGTGCCGCGGTCGGCGCCAATCCGATGTCGTTCGTCGTGCCTTGTCACCGCGCGCTCGGCAAGTCCGGCGCCCTCACCGGATACCACTGGGGCCTGACCCGCAAGCGTGCCATCCTCGGCTGGGAGGCGGGACAGGTCTCGTCCTGA
- a CDS encoding GNAT family N-acetyltransferase, translating to MGSPKATGVPVIETARTILRAHRLDDFDAYVAMWADPAVTRFIGGKPRTREESWMRFLRHAGLWSLIGYGFWAIEEKASGRFIGEAGFHDLKRDIEPSIDGVPEAGWALASEAHGRGLASEVVQRALAWGDVTFSPARTVCIVDPENTASLNVAAKCGYREILRTTYHDNPTILLERR from the coding sequence ATGGGCAGTCCAAAGGCAACCGGCGTGCCGGTCATCGAAACGGCGCGGACCATCCTGCGGGCGCACCGGCTGGACGATTTCGACGCCTACGTCGCCATGTGGGCCGATCCCGCCGTCACCCGCTTCATCGGCGGCAAGCCGCGCACGCGCGAGGAGAGCTGGATGCGCTTCCTGCGCCATGCCGGGCTGTGGTCGCTGATTGGCTATGGGTTCTGGGCGATCGAGGAGAAGGCGAGCGGCCGCTTCATCGGCGAGGCTGGCTTCCACGATTTGAAGCGCGATATCGAGCCATCGATCGATGGCGTGCCGGAGGCCGGCTGGGCGCTGGCCTCGGAAGCGCATGGCCGGGGACTGGCGAGCGAAGTGGTCCAGCGCGCTCTCGCCTGGGGAGACGTGACGTTCTCACCGGCCAGAACCGTCTGCATCGTCGATCCGGAAAACACAGCGTCGCTCAATGTTGCGGCCAAGTGCGGCTACAGGGAAATCCTGCGCACCACCTATCACGACAATCCGACGATCCTGCTGGAGCGGCGGTAG
- the nth gene encoding endonuclease III — MASPKTKKSPMAKNALPPGRRDGSNAKPRPRPTRSRPLYSSAEVREIFRRFSVQRPEPKGELEHVNAFTLLVAVVLSAQATDAGVNKATRALFAVADTPQKMLALGEAKVGDYIRTIGLWRNKAKSVIALSKALIDEHGGEVPADRDQLIKLPGVGRKTANVVLNMAFGQHTMAVDTHIFRIGNRLGLAPGKTPEQVEQGLLKIIPAEYMRHAHHWLILHGRYVCKARKLDCPACVIADICKAAEKTAEMPAPLVPIAPLSETVAAEA; from the coding sequence ATGGCAAGCCCCAAGACGAAAAAATCCCCGATGGCCAAAAATGCATTGCCGCCCGGCCGGCGCGACGGCTCGAACGCCAAACCGCGGCCGAGGCCGACGCGATCACGGCCCCTCTACAGCTCGGCCGAGGTGCGCGAGATTTTCCGGCGGTTTTCGGTGCAGCGACCGGAGCCGAAGGGCGAGCTCGAGCATGTCAACGCCTTCACGCTGCTGGTGGCGGTGGTGTTGTCGGCGCAGGCCACCGATGCCGGCGTCAACAAGGCGACGCGGGCGCTGTTTGCGGTCGCCGACACGCCGCAGAAGATGCTGGCGCTCGGCGAAGCGAAAGTCGGCGACTACATCCGCACCATCGGCCTCTGGCGCAACAAGGCCAAGAGCGTGATCGCGCTGTCCAAGGCGCTGATCGACGAGCATGGCGGCGAGGTGCCCGCCGACCGCGACCAGCTGATCAAGCTGCCGGGCGTCGGGCGCAAGACCGCTAATGTCGTGCTCAACATGGCCTTCGGCCAGCACACGATGGCGGTCGACACGCATATATTCCGCATCGGCAACCGCCTCGGGTTGGCGCCCGGCAAGACGCCGGAACAGGTCGAGCAGGGGCTGCTGAAGATCATCCCGGCCGAGTATATGCGCCATGCGCATCACTGGCTGATCCTGCATGGCCGCTATGTCTGCAAGGCGCGCAAGCTGGATTGTCCGGCCTGCGTCATCGCCGACATCTGCAAGGCGGCGGAGAAGACGGCCGAGATGCCGGCGCCGCTGGTGCCGATCGCGCCGCTTTCGGAGACGGTTGCCGCCGAGGCTTGA
- a CDS encoding DUF2214 family protein, with product MDTTDLVLAIIHHLLVFSLAGIIGAEFVLLRGDLPAATLKRLVGIDRHYGIIAALIVIVGAGRVFYGLKGWEFYIYNWMFWAKMTAFVIVGLLSIIPTVRFISWNRQTGATPGFQVPAAELASVKTYVRAEAFIFLLIPVFAAAMARGYGS from the coding sequence ATGGATACCACCGACCTCGTGCTGGCCATCATCCATCATCTGCTGGTGTTTTCGCTGGCCGGCATCATCGGCGCCGAATTCGTGCTGCTCCGCGGCGATCTGCCCGCCGCGACGCTGAAGCGCCTTGTCGGCATCGACCGCCATTACGGCATCATCGCCGCGCTGATCGTCATCGTCGGCGCCGGCCGTGTCTTCTACGGCCTGAAGGGCTGGGAGTTCTACATCTACAACTGGATGTTCTGGGCAAAGATGACGGCCTTCGTCATCGTCGGCCTTTTGTCGATCATCCCGACCGTCCGCTTCATCTCCTGGAACCGGCAGACCGGCGCCACTCCCGGCTTCCAGGTGCCGGCGGCGGAGCTCGCCTCGGTCAAGACCTATGTCCGCGCCGAAGCCTTCATCTTCCTGCTGATCCCGGTCTTCGCGGCGGCTATGGCGCGCGGCTACGGCTCCTGA
- a CDS encoding DUF2244 domain-containing protein, whose translation MSDTNASFQADEPFFHALLTPHRSLGRTGFIVLMGALSFGWLATGAFFLSRGAWPVFGFFGLDVIAVYIAFRVNYRAARAREEVSVSRTSLDIRKTAPSGRSEAHRFNPFWARFSIARHAEIGITRMAVEAQGQIVSIGSFLDPVSRESFATAFSRALATARAR comes from the coding sequence ATGAGCGACACAAACGCCTCTTTCCAGGCTGACGAGCCCTTCTTCCATGCCTTGCTGACACCGCACCGCTCGCTCGGCCGCACCGGCTTCATCGTCCTTATGGGCGCGCTGTCCTTCGGCTGGCTGGCCACCGGCGCCTTCTTCCTGTCGCGCGGCGCCTGGCCGGTGTTCGGCTTCTTCGGGCTCGACGTGATCGCCGTCTACATCGCCTTCCGCGTCAATTACCGTGCCGCCCGCGCTCGCGAGGAAGTCTCGGTGTCGCGCACCAGCCTCGACATTCGCAAGACCGCGCCATCGGGCAGGTCGGAGGCGCACCGCTTCAATCCGTTCTGGGCGCGCTTCTCAATCGCCCGCCATGCCGAGATCGGCATCACCAGGATGGCGGTAGAGGCACAGGGACAGATCGTGTCGATCGGGTCCTTCCTCGACCCCGTCTCCCGCGAGAGCTTTGCCACCGCTTTTTCGCGCGCGCTCGCGACCGCCAGGGCGCGCTGA